In Zea mays cultivar B73 chromosome 7, Zm-B73-REFERENCE-NAM-5.0, whole genome shotgun sequence, the following proteins share a genomic window:
- the LOC100284966 gene encoding protein brittle-1, giving the protein MGYQDAPGGGGKLSLASVGFAGPGAGAGGGGYKELLVMALPQDDGLDGAKVAEAIGVRLPDVGGAVRTVLESREAREFASGALAGAMSKAILAPLETIRTRMVVGVGSRHIFGSLVEIIEQNGWQGLWAGNTINMLRIIPTQAVELGTFECAKRSMIEAQEKWKEDGYPKIQLGNMKIELPLHFLSPVAIAGAAAGIAGTLACHPLEVIKDRLTINREVYPSISLAFSKIYQTDGLGGLYAGLCPTLIGMLPYSTCYYFMYDSVKTSYCRFHKKSSLSRPELLLIGALSGLTASTISFPLEVARKRLMVGALQGKCPPNMIAALSEVIREEGFLGLYRGWGASCLKVMPNSGMTWVFYEAWKDILLSDRDRQHA; this is encoded by the exons ATGGGCTACCAGGATGCGCCGGGCGGCGGCGGGAAGCTATCGCTCGCCAGCGTGGGCTTCGCCGGCCCGGGCGCGGGGGCAGGAGGGGGCGGCTACAAGGAGCTGCTCGTCATGGCGCTGCCTCAGGACGACGGCCTCGACGGCGCCAAGGTCGCGGAGGCCATCGGCGTCAGGCTACCGGACGTCGGAGGGGCCGTGAGG ACTGTTTTGGAGAGCAGAGAGGCCAGAGAATTTGCTAGTGGAGCACTAGCTGGTGCTATGTCAAAGGCTATTCTTGCTCCTCTAGAGACTATCAG GACAAGGATGGTTGTAGGAGTAGGGTCTAGGCATATTTTTGGTAGTTTGGTGGAGATCATTGAACAAAATGGGTGGCAAGGGCTTTGGGCAGGAAATACAATCAACATGCTCCGCATTATTCCAACACAAGCAGTTGAACTCGGAACATTTGAATGTGCCAAGAGGAGCATGATAGAAGCTCAAGAGAAATGGAAAGAAGATGGATACCCAAAGATACAACTTGGTAATATGAAAATTGAGCTTCCACTTCACTTCTTATCTCCGGTTGCTATCGCTGGTGCTGCTGCTGGAATAGCTGGCACATTGGCATGCCATCCTCTCGAAGTTATCAAG GATCGCTTGACTATCAATCGAGAGGTTTATCCAAGCATTAGCCTTGCCTTCAGCAAGATCTATCAGACTGATGGTTTAGGTGGTCTCTATGCTGGCCTCTGTCCAACACTAATTGGCATGCTTCCTTACAGCACATGCTACTATTTTATGTATGATTCGGTCAAGACCTCTTACTGCCGCTTCCATAAAAAGTCATCTTTGAGTCGCCCTGAGCTTCTACTTATTGGGGCTCTTTCAG GTCTCACTGCAAGCACGATCAGTTTCCCGCTGGAAGTAGCAAGGAAGCGACTGATGGTCGGCGCTCTGCAGGGGAAGTGCCCGCCGAACATGATTGCTGCTTTGTCAGAGGTGATCCGGGAGGAGGGTTTCCTGGGGCTTTACCGTGGGTGGGGGGCGAGCTGCCTGAAGGTCATGCCAAATTCCGGCATGACCTGGGTGTTCTACGAGGCATGGAAGGATATTCTTCTGTCTGACAGGGACAGGCAGCACGCTTAG